From the Pectobacterium carotovorum genome, one window contains:
- a CDS encoding glycoside hydrolase family 28 protein: MEYQSGKRVLSLSLGLIGLFSASAFASDSRTVSEPKAPSSCTVLKADSSTATSTLQKALNNCEQGKAVRLSAGSSSVFLSGPLSLPSGVSLLIDKGVTLRAVNNAKSFENAPSSCGVVDTNGKGCDAFITATSTTNSGIYGPGTIDGQGGVKLQDKKVSWWDLAADAKVKKLKQNTPRLIQINKSKNFTLYNVSIINSPNFHVVFSDGDGFTAWKTTIKTPSTARNTDGIDPMSSKNITIAHSNISTGDDNVAIKAYKGRAETRNISILHNEFGTGHGMSIGSETMGVYNVTVDDLNMNGTTNGLRIKSDKSAAGVVNGVRYSNVVMKNVAKPIVIDTVYEKKEGSNVPDWSDITFKDITSQTKGVVVLNGENAKKPIEVTMKNVKLTSDSTWQIKNVTVKK; the protein is encoded by the coding sequence ATGGAATATCAATCAGGTAAGCGAGTTTTATCACTATCATTGGGGCTTATCGGCCTGTTCAGCGCCTCGGCATTTGCTTCTGACTCACGAACGGTGAGTGAGCCGAAAGCACCATCCTCCTGTACGGTGCTTAAAGCGGACAGCAGCACTGCCACCAGTACCCTTCAAAAAGCATTGAATAACTGTGAGCAAGGAAAAGCGGTCAGGCTAAGCGCAGGAAGTTCTTCCGTCTTTCTGAGCGGCCCGCTTTCTCTGCCTTCGGGCGTCAGCTTATTAATCGACAAAGGGGTGACGCTGCGGGCCGTGAATAACGCCAAATCTTTTGAGAATGCGCCGTCATCCTGTGGCGTGGTCGATACAAATGGTAAAGGCTGTGATGCGTTTATTACCGCCACGAGTACGACGAATAGCGGAATTTATGGGCCGGGCACCATTGATGGGCAAGGGGGCGTGAAGCTTCAGGATAAAAAGGTGAGCTGGTGGGATCTGGCCGCCGATGCCAAAGTGAAAAAGTTAAAACAGAATACCCCCCGGCTGATTCAAATTAATAAGAGCAAGAATTTCACGCTGTATAACGTTTCAATCATTAACTCCCCGAACTTCCACGTCGTGTTCAGCGATGGTGATGGTTTCACTGCGTGGAAAACCACGATCAAAACGCCATCCACTGCCAGAAACACCGACGGTATCGATCCTATGTCATCAAAAAATATCACTATTGCCCACAGCAATATTTCGACGGGTGACGATAACGTGGCGATCAAAGCCTATAAAGGCCGGGCCGAGACGCGCAATATTTCCATTTTGCATAACGAATTCGGAACGGGCCACGGTATGTCGATCGGCAGCGAAACGATGGGGGTTTACAATGTAACCGTCGATGACCTGAACATGAATGGCACCACGAATGGCTTACGCATTAAGAGTGACAAGTCGGCTGCTGGGGTGGTCAATGGCGTTCGGTATAGCAATGTCGTCATGAAGAATGTGGCGAAACCGATTGTGATTGATACGGTATATGAGAAAAAAGAGGGAAGTAATGTTCCTGATTGGAGCGACATTACGTTTAAAGATATTACGTCCCAAACCAAAGGCGTCGTGGTACTGAACGGCGAGAACGCGAAAAAGCCGATAGAAGTCACCATGAAGAACGTCAAACTGACGAGCGACAGTACCTGGCAAATCAAGAACGTCACCGTTAAAAAGTAG
- a CDS encoding HlyD family type I secretion periplasmic adaptor subunit, with product MSSITIHDDLKRQGRRVSAIIWLSLLGLVVFFIWATFAVLDEVSVGSGKVTPSTRAQVIESLDGGIIGQLYVQQGNVVEKGQVLAQLDINRFQSVYGEAFSRVQTLRASAERLHAELSGEPLTFSAETMKEPALAARERQLYESRLRNRDETVANLQQSMRLVEQELRMTEPLVQRGAASAVEVIRLRRQISEIRGKIDEARNQYAVRAREEQVKNNADLEAQMEVVSGKADQLKRATITSPVRGIVKDIQVTTVGGVLQPGGKLMEIVPLEDQLLIETRINPRDIAYIRPGLPATVKITAYDSSIYGNLTGEVESVSPDTLQDEVRRDQFYYRVYVRTTQAELTNKAGEKFPIVPGMVASVEIKTGQKSVLDYLIKPLNKVNEALRER from the coding sequence ATGAGTAGCATCACGATCCATGATGACCTGAAACGCCAGGGTCGACGCGTCTCCGCCATTATTTGGCTCAGCCTGCTGGGGCTGGTCGTCTTTTTTATCTGGGCCACCTTCGCCGTGCTGGATGAAGTATCGGTCGGGAGCGGTAAAGTGACGCCGTCAACCCGCGCACAGGTGATTGAAAGTCTGGACGGCGGGATCATCGGCCAGCTATATGTGCAACAGGGCAATGTCGTCGAGAAAGGTCAGGTGCTGGCGCAGTTAGACATCAACCGTTTTCAGTCCGTCTACGGCGAAGCCTTCTCCCGCGTGCAGACGCTGCGGGCATCCGCCGAACGTCTGCACGCCGAGCTCAGCGGCGAACCGCTAACATTCAGCGCGGAAACCATGAAAGAACCGGCGCTGGCCGCACGCGAACGCCAGCTCTATGAATCACGCTTGCGCAATCGCGATGAAACCGTCGCCAACCTGCAACAGTCTATGCGGCTGGTAGAACAAGAGCTGCGGATGACGGAGCCGCTGGTGCAGCGCGGCGCCGCCAGCGCCGTCGAGGTGATTCGATTACGTCGCCAGATTAGCGAGATCCGCGGCAAAATCGACGAAGCCCGCAACCAATACGCCGTACGGGCGCGGGAAGAACAGGTCAAAAACAACGCCGATCTGGAAGCACAGATGGAAGTGGTCAGCGGGAAAGCCGATCAGCTCAAACGCGCCACCATTACGTCGCCAGTCCGCGGGATTGTGAAGGACATTCAGGTAACGACCGTTGGCGGGGTACTGCAACCGGGCGGCAAGCTGATGGAAATTGTACCGCTGGAGGATCAGTTGCTGATCGAAACGCGCATCAACCCGCGTGATATTGCCTATATCCGGCCGGGCTTGCCCGCCACGGTAAAAATCACCGCCTATGATTCCTCCATCTACGGCAACTTAACGGGTGAAGTCGAAAGCGTGTCACCCGATACACTTCAGGACGAAGTCAGGCGCGATCAGTTTTACTATCGGGTCTATGTGCGCACCACGCAGGCGGAGCTAACCAACAAAGCCGGGGAAAAATTCCCCATCGTGCCCGGCATGGTTGCGAGCGTAGAGATAAAAACCGGCCAAAAAAGCGTGCTGGACTATCTGATTAAACCGCTGAACAAGGTCAATGAAGCGCTGCGCGAACGTTAA
- a CDS encoding type I secretion system permease/ATPase, translating to MTQITQTETWIAAMARAAAHYGQVVDIQSVRQQMRWYEQQPIARQLEQISHLMGLSISLRHTEKLRWRNKILPVLAETDDGGVIVIESLNDEGIATYWLNDGGDLQREAELTELIKHSQGIIVLVGIAERGRDTRIDDFVKPYRKHWFWQHFRGAKRQIGEISLASIVGNVLALAGILFSMQVYDRVIPAQSIPTLWVLFFGVLLAAALEYAIRLSRTVVSDLMGKSIDLNVSGMLFARALAIKNEARPKSTGSFISQLREIDQVRELLTSTTVGAAADMPFVFLFLGIMAMIGGPLVLIPMLAIPLIVIPGLMLQWPMAKLAKEGMRESALRNAVLVESIEGIEDIKALQAEPYFQRQWEQTHEVSAAIGMKQRIWGARLSGWASTVQQLTYAGMLVFGSYLVLAGDITTGTLVACSLLSSRTIAPLMQLTMVFSRWQHAKTAMTGLDDILQKPLDRPEDGKMAHCPILQGHFQLHNVQYSYDPEQGDTALQVGKLEIKPGEKVALLGKVGAGKSTLLKLLANQATATRGKVIIDGVDISQIDPADVRRQLGFLSQESRLFFGSLRQNLMLGNPHATEQELLQALRISGALSLIQQDASSLDRIIHEGGRGLSGGQRQMILLSRMLLRNPQIVLLDEPTASMDEQLESHVIHQLSSWLTGRTLVLVTHRPALLKLVDRVVVMDGGRIVADGPRDQILKAISKPADAAQSVA from the coding sequence ATGACACAAATCACCCAAACTGAAACCTGGATTGCCGCCATGGCACGCGCCGCCGCCCACTATGGACAGGTGGTCGATATCCAGTCGGTACGCCAGCAGATGCGCTGGTACGAACAGCAGCCGATTGCCCGTCAGCTAGAACAAATCAGCCACCTGATGGGGTTAAGCATCAGCCTGCGACACACGGAGAAGCTCCGCTGGCGCAACAAGATCTTACCGGTACTGGCAGAAACCGACGATGGCGGCGTCATCGTCATTGAGTCGTTAAACGATGAAGGCATCGCCACCTACTGGCTGAATGACGGCGGCGACCTTCAGCGCGAAGCCGAACTGACTGAGCTCATCAAACACAGTCAGGGGATTATCGTGCTGGTCGGCATCGCCGAACGTGGCCGCGACACCCGCATCGATGATTTCGTCAAACCGTACCGCAAGCACTGGTTCTGGCAACATTTTCGCGGCGCAAAACGGCAGATCGGGGAAATATCTCTCGCCTCTATCGTGGGTAACGTTCTGGCGCTGGCGGGGATCCTGTTCTCCATGCAGGTGTATGACCGCGTGATTCCGGCGCAGTCGATTCCCACCCTGTGGGTGCTGTTTTTCGGCGTACTGCTGGCTGCCGCATTGGAGTACGCCATCCGTTTGTCGCGTACCGTTGTCTCCGATCTGATGGGCAAGAGCATCGATCTGAACGTGTCGGGAATGCTGTTTGCCCGCGCGCTGGCGATAAAAAATGAGGCCAGACCGAAATCCACCGGCTCGTTTATTTCACAGCTGCGGGAAATCGATCAGGTACGTGAACTGCTGACGTCTACAACCGTCGGGGCGGCAGCCGATATGCCGTTCGTCTTTCTGTTTCTCGGCATCATGGCGATGATCGGCGGGCCGCTGGTGCTGATTCCCATGCTGGCGATCCCGCTGATTGTGATTCCCGGCCTAATGCTGCAATGGCCGATGGCGAAGCTGGCCAAAGAAGGCATGCGCGAAAGCGCCTTGCGTAATGCGGTGCTGGTCGAGTCCATCGAAGGGATCGAAGATATCAAAGCGCTACAGGCCGAACCCTACTTCCAGCGCCAGTGGGAGCAGACACACGAGGTCAGCGCCGCCATCGGAATGAAACAACGCATATGGGGCGCGCGGCTCAGCGGCTGGGCATCGACCGTCCAGCAGCTCACCTATGCTGGCATGCTGGTGTTCGGTAGCTATCTGGTGCTGGCAGGCGATATCACCACCGGTACGCTCGTGGCCTGTAGTCTGCTTTCCTCACGCACCATCGCGCCGCTTATGCAGTTAACGATGGTGTTTTCCCGCTGGCAGCACGCGAAAACCGCGATGACCGGGCTGGATGACATCCTGCAAAAACCGCTGGATCGGCCGGAAGACGGCAAAATGGCGCACTGCCCGATCCTTCAGGGCCACTTCCAGCTCCACAACGTGCAATACAGTTACGACCCTGAACAGGGCGATACCGCCTTGCAGGTCGGCAAGCTGGAGATCAAACCGGGCGAAAAAGTGGCGCTGCTGGGTAAGGTCGGCGCGGGTAAATCCACCCTGCTCAAGCTGCTTGCCAATCAGGCGACGGCGACGCGCGGCAAGGTCATTATTGACGGTGTCGACATCAGCCAGATCGATCCGGCGGATGTCCGCCGTCAGTTGGGCTTTCTGTCGCAGGAATCGCGTCTGTTCTTCGGTAGCCTGCGGCAAAATCTGATGCTCGGCAACCCGCACGCCACCGAGCAGGAGCTGTTGCAGGCGCTACGCATTAGCGGTGCGCTCAGCCTGATCCAACAGGATGCCTCCAGCCTGGATCGCATTATTCATGAAGGCGGACGCGGTTTATCCGGCGGGCAGCGGCAGATGATTCTGCTCAGCAGGATGCTGTTACGTAATCCCCAGATCGTGCTGCTGGATGAACCTACCGCCTCGATGGACGAACAGTTGGAAAGCCACGTTATCCACCAGTTAAGCAGTTGGCTCACGGGGCGCACGCTGGTACTGGTGACACACCGCCCGGCGCTGCTCAAGCTGGTTGACCGCGTGGTCGTCATGGATGGCGGGCGCATCGTGGCAGATGGTCCGCGTGACCAGATTTTGAAAGCGATCAGCAAACCGGCAGATGCCGCACAGAGCGTGGCGTAA
- a CDS encoding TolC family outer membrane protein, which translates to MHKPFFIRGMFFPHNRAFLTHTLRHHTPRGVVTIGLALGLACGGLPFLYSSSTFAQAVAFDWSAAPTEQQVDSLDLKQAILRAFARNPQIAQASAQIRVGEADLRVAQSAWFPQIGLSGNVGQSDQSDTGGTMSNNSTAGITLKQLLYDFGKTGGSIDEQHSLSDAYRYQLYGVMTTVGQQTLLTYLKVKRYQELSQAAERNITSLTQVKDIATLRSEAGLSTQSDILQAETRIAGMRATLEQYRALERSSLAQLSVLTGVLPTALPDLPRALLQQKITLKALPYQQSNAVLSAQSKQEASRHRIRQAEAQHWPTIAVQAGRTRYETDRRNYWDDQLQLVVEAPLYQGGAVSARVDAASGTREAAQAEVEAAKLDMNQKASTAYADLIGAQQREKASQQQITSATYTRNVYQDEYKLSKRSLNDLLSVEQDVLQAETSRIGALYDGWEAAVNYAAAVDNLLDMLGIERHQATGETLPSL; encoded by the coding sequence ATGCACAAGCCATTTTTTATCAGGGGCATGTTTTTTCCGCACAATCGCGCTTTTTTGACGCACACATTACGCCATCACACGCCGCGCGGTGTGGTGACGATCGGGCTGGCACTCGGGCTGGCCTGCGGCGGCCTTCCCTTTCTCTATAGTTCGTCGACGTTCGCTCAGGCTGTCGCGTTTGACTGGTCCGCCGCACCGACAGAACAGCAGGTCGATAGCCTGGATCTCAAGCAGGCCATTCTCCGTGCATTTGCACGCAACCCACAAATTGCACAGGCTTCGGCGCAAATTCGCGTCGGGGAAGCCGACCTGCGCGTCGCGCAAAGCGCCTGGTTCCCGCAAATCGGCCTGAGCGGCAATGTCGGCCAGTCAGATCAAAGTGATACTGGCGGCACGATGAGCAACAACTCCACAGCGGGTATTACGCTGAAACAGCTCCTGTACGATTTTGGTAAGACGGGCGGCAGCATTGATGAGCAGCATAGCTTGTCAGATGCCTATCGCTATCAACTCTACGGCGTCATGACCACTGTCGGTCAGCAAACCTTGCTGACCTACCTGAAAGTCAAACGCTATCAGGAACTGAGTCAGGCGGCCGAGCGTAATATCACGTCGCTCACTCAGGTCAAAGACATCGCGACACTCCGCTCCGAGGCCGGTCTCAGTACGCAATCCGACATCCTGCAGGCGGAAACCCGCATCGCGGGCATGAGGGCAACGCTGGAGCAATATCGGGCGCTGGAACGTTCCTCGCTGGCCCAGCTCAGCGTGCTGACCGGCGTGCTCCCCACCGCCCTGCCCGATCTTCCCCGTGCGCTGCTGCAACAAAAAATTACGCTCAAGGCACTCCCCTACCAGCAGAGTAATGCGGTACTGAGCGCGCAATCCAAGCAGGAGGCCTCGCGCCACCGGATTCGTCAGGCAGAAGCCCAGCATTGGCCCACCATTGCCGTGCAGGCGGGCCGTACCCGCTATGAAACCGACAGGCGTAATTACTGGGACGATCAGCTACAGCTGGTGGTGGAAGCCCCGCTTTATCAGGGCGGTGCCGTCAGCGCACGCGTTGATGCCGCATCAGGCACGCGTGAAGCGGCGCAGGCTGAAGTCGAAGCAGCAAAGCTGGATATGAACCAGAAAGCCTCAACGGCCTATGCCGATCTCATCGGCGCGCAGCAGCGTGAAAAAGCCAGCCAGCAGCAAATTACCAGCGCGACCTACACCCGCAACGTTTATCAGGATGAATACAAACTCAGCAAACGCAGCCTGAACGACCTGCTCAGCGTTGAACAAGACGTATTGCAGGCTGAAACCTCACGCATCGGCGCGTTATATGACGGCTGGGAGGCGGCGGTTAACTATGCCGCGGCCGTCGATAATCTGCTGGATATGTTGGGCATTGAGCGTCATCAAGCCACTGGCGAGACGTTACCGTCGCTGTAA